CACGGATTGGGGAAGCCGAGCCCGCAGTCGATGATCACGGCGTCATCGCCGACGGCGTAGACCATCATGTTCTTGCCGAACTCCCCGACACCGCCGAAGGGGAAACAGCGGATGGGAGGCCGCGCGTCGGCCACGGCTACGCCGCCCCCCGGCTGCCGGGCCTGACCGCCGGCAGCCGCCCCTCGCGACAGAGCGGACAGTCGCCCGTGGCGAAGGTCTGCACATCCATGGCCAGCAGCGCCCGATGCGGCACGGCGAATCGGCCGCCGGCCGCCGGCGCGCGATCGACCACCGCCAGCACCTGCCGCGGCTCCCCGCCGTGCGCGGCGATCACCGCCATGCATTCGCGCACCGAACCGCCGGTGGTGATCACATCCTCGACCACCAGCACGCGGGCACCGCGCGGCACGGTGAAGCCGCGGCGCAGTTGCATCGCCCCGCCCTTGCGCTCGGTGAAGATGAAGGGCAGCCCCAGCGAGCGCGCCACCTCATGGCCGATGATCAGCCCGCCGAGCGCGGGGGAGACCACCAGATCGTAGTCGGCGCGCTCGACCTGCGCGGCCAGTGCGGCACCCAGCCGCTCCGCCCGCCGGGGATCGGCCAGCACCAGCGCCGACTGCAGGTAGGTGGCCGAATGGCGACCGCTGGAGAGGATGAAGTGGCCCTCCAGCAGGGCGCCACTGTCGCGGTACAGCGCAAGAATCTCGGATTGTTCCATCGGTCTATCGCCCTCCATCGTGGCTTCGCACTGCAGTGGATGCCGACTTCGCAGGAAGGCGGCATCCGCGGCCATGGACTTTTTGCGATTCGATCATAGCTCCGGCAGCAGCGCGGCATCGAAGACCGGACCGTCGACGCAGACCCGCCGGTAGCGCGCCACCCCCTGCTCCACGGTCCTGACCACGCAGCCGGCGCAGCCGCCGATACCGCAGGCCATATACTCCTCCAGCGAGAGTTGCGTCGGCAAACCGAAGCGGCGGCCCAACGCCGCCACCGCGCGCAGCATGGCCGGCGGGCCGCAGGCCAGCAAGCTGCAGCGGTTGCGTGCCGACGGCTCAAGCGCCAGAAGATGGCGCTCGGCCAGCTGCGGCACGAATCCATCGAAACAGCCGTAGAAGCCCGCCCTGCTGGCCAGCCGCGAGGCGATGCCGCGCTCCTCGAGCGAGCGGATGGCCATGATGGTGTCCCCCTCCATCCCCGCCACCAGGAAGCCGGAGGGGACCAGGGCGAAGGGAAACGGCACCTCGGAGCCGGCCAACAGCAACACGCGCCCGGGATCGGGCGCGCGCAAGGCGGCGAAGATCATCGGCGGGATGCCTACCCCACCGCCGATGCAGAGATAGGCGCGGCTCCGATCGGAGAGGTCGAACGGCCGGCCGATCGGCCCCAGGGCGGGCAGCCGCGCCCCTTCCGGCTGCCGCCGCAGCGCGCGCGTGCCCCTCCCAACCTCCTTGACCAGCAGGTCGATCCGACCCTCCGAGGAATCGGCCCACATCAGCGAGAAGGGGCGGCGCAGCGGCAGCAACCGGTCGCATCGCAGATGGATGAACTGCCCCGGCAGGGCGGCGGCGGCGATCTGCGGCGCATGGAGCCGCAGGAGAAACTGCCCGCCGGGATGGGAGGCGTTGGCCACCACCGTGACCTGCTCCTCGAAGACCGTGCCGTCGGCCGGCGCGGCGGGGCGCGATGGGAGGCTCACCCGTTGATGCGTTCCAACTCCGCCTCGCTGATGTCGTAGTTGGCGGAGACCTGCTGGACGTCGTCCAGCTCCTCCAGTCGCTCGATCAGCTTGAGCACCTTCTCGGCGGTCTCACCCTCGACATGGACCAGGTTCTCTGGAATCCAGGAGAGCTCGGCCACCTGCGGCGTGAATCCGGCCGCCTCCAGCGCCTCCTTGACGGGGACGAAGTCGGCGGGGTCGGTCAACACCTCGACACACCCCTCCTCCTCCTTGTCCCGGATATCCTCGGCCCCCGCATCGAGCGCCACCTCCATGATCTCATCCTCGCTCACTTCATTGCGGTCGAAGATGATCTGCCCCTTCTGGTGGAACATCCACGAGACACAGCCTGTCTCGCCCATGCTCCCCCCCCCCTTGCTGAAGGCGCTGCGCACCTCGGAGACGGTCCGCTTGCGGTTGTCGGTGACACAGTCGACCAGGATGGCCACCCCCCCCTGGCCGTACCCCTCGTAGCGCACCTCCTCCAGCGCCGCCCCCCCGCCGCCGCCCGAGCCGCGCAGGATGGCGCGCTCGATGTTCTCCTTGGGCATGTTCACCCCCTTGGCCGCGGCGATCGCCGCACGCAAGCGGGGGTTGCCGTCCGGATCGGCGCCGCCCCGGGCGGCGATGGTCAGCTCGCGGATGTAGCGGGTGAAGATTTTGCCGCGCTTGGCATCGGCCGCCGCTTTCTTGTGCTTGATGGTGGACCATTTGCTGTGACCGGACATGACAACCTCGATGATGGAGTATGCCGGCCCCACAGCCGGCATCCGCGACCGGGACGGTCGCGCACGGTTTGGTAAGTACAAGACGAATCTGCGCGGCGGCGCCCCTACGCCGCGGGGGGAATCCCCCAACGCAACAGGTTGGC
This sequence is a window from Zetaproteobacteria bacterium. Protein-coding genes within it:
- a CDS encoding orotate phosphoribosyltransferase, translating into MEQSEILALYRDSGALLEGHFILSSGRHSATYLQSALVLADPRRAERLGAALAAQVERADYDLVVSPALGGLIIGHEVARSLGLPFIFTERKGGAMQLRRGFTVPRGARVLVVEDVITTGGSVRECMAVIAAHGGEPRQVLAVVDRAPAAGGRFAVPHRALLAMDVQTFATGDCPLCREGRLPAVRPGSRGAA
- a CDS encoding YebC/PmpR family DNA-binding transcriptional regulator; this translates as MSGHSKWSTIKHKKAAADAKRGKIFTRYIRELTIAARGGADPDGNPRLRAAIAAAKGVNMPKENIERAILRGSGGGGGAALEEVRYEGYGQGGVAILVDCVTDNRKRTVSEVRSAFSKGGGSMGETGCVSWMFHQKGQIIFDRNEVSEDEIMEVALDAGAEDIRDKEEEGCVEVLTDPADFVPVKEALEAAGFTPQVAELSWIPENLVHVEGETAEKVLKLIERLEELDDVQQVSANYDISEAELERING
- a CDS encoding dihydroorotate dehydrogenase electron transfer subunit, with the translated sequence MSLPSRPAAPADGTVFEEQVTVVANASHPGGQFLLRLHAPQIAAAALPGQFIHLRCDRLLPLRRPFSLMWADSSEGRIDLLVKEVGRGTRALRRQPEGARLPALGPIGRPFDLSDRSRAYLCIGGGVGIPPMIFAALRAPDPGRVLLLAGSEVPFPFALVPSGFLVAGMEGDTIMAIRSLEERGIASRLASRAGFYGCFDGFVPQLAERHLLALEPSARNRCSLLACGPPAMLRAVAALGRRFGLPTQLSLEEYMACGIGGCAGCVVRTVEQGVARYRRVCVDGPVFDAALLPEL